Proteins encoded within one genomic window of Oryza glaberrima chromosome 12, OglaRS2, whole genome shotgun sequence:
- the LOC127756836 gene encoding auxin response factor 25 isoform X1, producing the protein MKLSPPASADMPQALPENDGEQRCLNSELWHACAGPLVSLPVVRSRVVYFPQGHSEQVAASTNKEVDAQIPNYPNLPPQLICQLHNVTMHADAETDEVYAQMTLQPLSPEEQKEPFLPMELGAASKQPTNYFCKTLTASDTSTHGGFSVPRRAAEKVFPPLDFSQQPPAQELIARDLHDNEWKFRHIFRGQPKRHLLTTGWSVFVSAKRLVAGDSVIFIWNDNNQLLLGIRRANRQQTVMPSSVLSSDSMHIGLLAAAAHAAATNSRFTIFYNPRASPSEFVIPLAKYVKAVYHTRVSVGMRFRMLFETEESSVRRYMGTITSISDLDSVRWPNSHWRSVKVGWDESTTGDKQPRVSLWEIEPLTTFPMYPSAFPLRLKRPWASGLPMHGMFNGGGNDDFARYSSLMWLRDGNRGTQSLNFQGHGVSPWLQPRIDSPLLGLKPDTYQQMAAAALEEIRSGDPSKQHPATLQYQQTHNLNSGLNSLFASHVLGQVQFQPQQSPLQVVQQGHCQNTGDSGFLQGQLPRLQLHNTQQLLKEQELQQQQRQHVLQEQSNQEMQQQLPSSDHRVADVASESGSAPQAQSSLLSGSSFYNQNLLEGNSYPPLHLHNNFHNFSNQEASNLLSLPRSSQLMASDGWPSKRLALESAVHPEAPSMHPKIEKVNHQGISHFPGAFPPQSARGCSIVQDCRADAENRLLSSSFELQDGMTSIITDANRETDTMAIPLLRYSGADLTTENTLATSNCLGESGTFNPLNNISVNPSQGATFVKVYKSGSLGRSLDISRFSSYCELRSELERLFGLEGQLEDPVRSGWQLVFVDRENDILLVGDDPWQEFANSVWCIKILSPQEVQQLVRGGDGLLSSPGARMQQSNACDDYSASHNMQNIAGNIASVAPLDY; encoded by the exons ATGAAGCTCtctccgccggcgtcggcggatATGCCGCAGGCCTTGCCGGAGAACGACG GGGAACAAAGATGTCTGAACTCGGAGCTGTGGCATGCATGCGCTGGGCCCCTTGTGTCTTTGCCAGTGGTCAGGAGCAGGGTCGTCTACTTTCCACAGGGCCATAGCGAGCAG GTTGCGGCATCAACTAATAAGGAAGTTGATGCTCAAATCCCAAATTATCCAAACTTACCTCCTCAGTTAATCTGCCAGCTTCATAATGTCACCATGCAT GCTGATGCAGAGACAGATGAAGTTTATGCTCAGATGACATTGCAACCATTGAGCCCG GAAGAGCAAAAGGAGCCTTTCCTTCCAATGGAGCTGGGTGCTGCTAGCAAGCAACCCACTAATTACTTCTGCAAGACATTGACTGCAAGTGACACGAGCACTCATGGTGGTTTCTCTGTTCCCCGCCGGGCAGCTGAGAAAGTCTTCCCTCCACTA GATTTTTCACAGCAGCCTCCGGCACAGGAGCTGATTGCAAGAGATTTGCATGATAATGAATGGAAATTTCGCCATATATTTCGTG GTCAGCCTAAAAGGCATCTCCTGACAACAGGCTGGAGTGTGTTTGTGAGTGCGAAAAGACTAGTAGCAGGAGACTCTGTTATATTTATCTG GAATGATAACAATCAACTTCTTTTGGGAATACGTCGTGCAAATCGCCAACAGACTGTTATGCCCTCTTCCGTGCTGTCAAGCGATAGCATGCATATAGGTCTtcttgcagcagcagctcaTGCCGCAGCCACAAATAGTCGCTTCACTATTTTCTATAACCCCAG GGCTAGCCCTTCTGAATTTGTGATTCCATTGGCCAAGTATGTGAAAGCTGTTTACCACACACGTGTATCTGTTGGAATGCGTTTTAGAATGCTTTTCGAGACAGAGGAGTCAAGCGTCAGGCG ATACATGGGTACAATCACCAGCATAAGTGATCTAGATTCAGTGCGCTGGCCAAACTCACACTGGCGTTCTGTTAAG GTTGGTTGGGATGAGTCCACCACTGGTGATAAACAGCCAAGGGTTTCTCTTTGGGAGATTGAGCCTTTGACAACCTTTCCGATGTACCCCAGTGCTTTTCCTTTAAGACTTAAGCGTCCGTGGGCTTCAGGATTGCCTATGCATGGCATGTTCAATG GTGGGGGAAATGACGATTTTGCACGCTATTCTTCTCTCATGTGGCTTCGAGACGGAAATAGAGGAACCCAGTCCCTGAATTTTCAAGGACATGGAGTCTCACCATGGCTTCAGCCAAGAATAGATTCTCCATTGCTGGGCCTTAAGCCAGACACGTACCAGCAAATGGCTGCAGCAGCACTGGAAGAAATTCGATCTGGGGACCCTTCAAAGCAGCATCCAGCTACTCTGCAATACCAACAGACTCATAATCTGAACAGTGGATTAAATTCTCTGTTTGCAAGCCATGTTCTAGGGCAGGTGCAGTTTCAACCTCAGCAGTCACCCCTGCAAGTTGTTCAGCAAGGCCATTGTCAGAACACTGGTGACTCTGGGTTCCTTCAAGGTCAGCTTCCACGGCTGCAGTTGCATAACACTCAGCAGCTGCTAAAGGAGCAAgagttgcagcagcagcaaagacAGCATGTTTTACAAGAGCAATCTAATCAAGAGATGCAACAGCAGCTCCCATCTAGTGATCATCGTGTTGCTGATGTAGCTTCTGAGTCTGGATCTGCTCCTCAGGCACAATCATCATTGCTTAGTGGATCATCATTCTACAATCAGAACCTCTTAGAAGGAAATAGTTATCCCCCTTTACATCTACACAACAATTTCCACAACTTCTCTAACCAGGAAGCCTCAAACCTTCTTAGTTTGCCTCGAAGTAGCCAATTAATGGCATCAGATGGGTGGCCTTCAAAGCGATTAGCTTTAGAATCTGCTGTTCATCCTGAAGCTCCGTCCATGCACCCCAAGATTGAGAAAGTAAATCACCAGGGTATATCTCATTTTCCTGGCGCCTTTCCACCACAATCAGCAAGAGGCTGTTCCATCGTCCAGGATTGCAGGGCAGATGCTGAGAACCGCCTACTTTCATCATCATTTGAACTCCAGGATGGCATGACAAGCATCATAACTGATGCTAACAGAGAAACTGATACTATGGCCATACCTTTGTTGAGATATAGTGGTGCAGATTTGACAACTGAAAACACCTTAGCAACCTCCAATTGTTTAGGTGAATCTGGAACGTTCAATCCTCTTAATAACATATCTGTAAATCCATCACAAGGAGCAACCTTTGTGAAG GTTTACAAATCAGGGTCCCTTGGGAGATCACTTGACATCTCCAGATTCAGCAGCTACTGCGAGTTACGTAGTGAGCTTGAGCGTCTCTTTGGTCTTGAAGGCCAACTGGAGGACCCTGTAAGATCAGGCTGGCAGCTTGTATTTGTCGACCGGGAAAATGACATTCTTCTCGTCGGCGACGATCCATGGCA ggagtTTGCAAATAGCGTATGGTGCATCAAAATACTCTCGCCACAGGAGGTGCAGCAGTTGGTTCGTGGTGGAGACGGCCTTCTGTCCTCACCTGGAGCAAGGATGCAGCAGAGCAATGCCTGCGACGACTATTCTGCAAGCCACAACATGCAGAATATCGCCGGAAACATTGCATCTGTAGCGCCTCTGGACTACTGA
- the LOC127757996 gene encoding uncharacterized protein LOC127757996, with protein sequence MLFLPRQLALSAAAAAAAMAKEESRKEKKAKTKAASSAAAVPDARRAAVVAAVAAFLESSGFPRALAALQSEANLEAGSWRSSPVSLEELVSGFLEDSSNYAPGASINGSIEHEKTAAVVAEDAGKKKKKKGSDTKVSEAENKVAEPSAVEKPSENADVKTKEKKQKKKKSKKQENDEDVEARLEKAESAIINKFETVDTLKEDSKNGLVDVAPVEKGKKKKKGKSTPETSDKVDTGSTDAGADCAKGKGDAAEMEKDNNEKKSKKKLKKSKENVEVVENKEVAGKDSAPKSNDENNSGMETEKGENGMPPSDNAVVGKKRKLEEVEGSNLPAKEDNTASQKLSNGSSEDDGAKPNKRQKKSSEPKTVNAFQRVKLEDVKFADDRLQDNSYWAKGGADSGYGAKAQEVLGQVRGRGFRHEKTKKKRGTYRGGQIDLQTHSIKFNDSDDE encoded by the exons ATGCTCTTCCTCCCGCGCCAActcgccctctccgccgccgccgccgccgccgccatggccaaggAGGAgtcgaggaaggagaagaaggccAAGACCAAGgcggcgtcctccgccgccgccgtccccgacgCGAGGAGGGCCGCCGTGGTGGCCGcggtcgccgccttcctcgagTCCAGCGGCTTcccccgcgcgctcgccgcgctccagTCCGAGGCCAACCTCGAG GCGGGTTCTTGGcggtcgtcgccggtgagccTGGAAGAGTTGGTTTCCGGATTCTTGGAGGACTCGAG CAATTATGCTCCAGGAGCCAGCATCAATGGGAGTATCGAGCACG AGAAAACAGCCGCCGTTGTCGCGGAAGATGCtggcaagaagaagaaaaagaaaggcagTGACACGAAAGTGAGTGAAGCTGAGAACAAGGTGGCTGAGCCTTCTGCCGTGGAAAAGCCCAGTGAAAATGCGGATGTCAAGaccaaagaaaagaaacagaagaagaagaaaagcaagAAACAAGAAAACGACGAGGATGTCGAAGCTAGGCTGGAAAAGGCAGAATCGGCTATCATTAACAAATTTGAGACCGTGGACACATTGAAGGAGGATAGCAAGAATGGTTTGGTTGATGTTGCTCCTGTGGAGaaagggaagaaaaagaagaaaggaaaatcaaCTCCTGAGACATCAGATAAGGTTGACACAGGAAGTACAGATGCTGGGGCTGATTGTGCCAAGGGAAAGGGTGATGCTGCAGAGATGGAGAAAGACAACaatgaaaagaaaagtaaaaagaaGCTGAAGAAGTCCAAGGAAAACGTTGAGGTGGTTGAAAACAAAGAAGTTGCAGGGAAAGATTCAGCTCCTAAATCAAATGATGAGAACAATAGTGGAATGGAGACTGAGAAGGGGGAAAATGGAATGCCTCCAAGTGATAATGCGGTAGTTGGCAAAAAGCGGAAACTAGAAGAAGTCGAAGGAAGCAACCTCCCTGCTAAAGAAGATAACACAGCTAGCCAGAAGCTCAGCAATGGTTCTTCAGAGGATGATGGTGCCAAACCGAATAAAAGGCAGAAAAAATCATCTGAA CCCAAAACTGTGAATGCATTTCAACGGGTGAAACTAGAGGATGTTAAATTTGCTGATGATAGGCTTCAGGATAACTCATATTGGGCTAAG GGTGGTGCAGACTCTGGGTATGGTGCAAAGGCACAAGAGGTTCTTGGGCAAGTTAGAGGAAG GGGCTTTAGACATGAGAAGACCAAGAAGAAGCGTGGAACCTACAGGGGTGGGCAGATCGATTTACAAACCCACTCGATCAAGTTCAACGATTCAGATGACGAGTGA
- the LOC127756836 gene encoding auxin response factor 25 isoform X2 — protein MHALGPLCLCQWSGAGSSTFHRAIASSSVQVAASTNKEVDAQIPNYPNLPPQLICQLHNVTMHADAETDEVYAQMTLQPLSPEEQKEPFLPMELGAASKQPTNYFCKTLTASDTSTHGGFSVPRRAAEKVFPPLDFSQQPPAQELIARDLHDNEWKFRHIFRGQPKRHLLTTGWSVFVSAKRLVAGDSVIFIWNDNNQLLLGIRRANRQQTVMPSSVLSSDSMHIGLLAAAAHAAATNSRFTIFYNPRASPSEFVIPLAKYVKAVYHTRVSVGMRFRMLFETEESSVRRYMGTITSISDLDSVRWPNSHWRSVKVGWDESTTGDKQPRVSLWEIEPLTTFPMYPSAFPLRLKRPWASGLPMHGMFNGGGNDDFARYSSLMWLRDGNRGTQSLNFQGHGVSPWLQPRIDSPLLGLKPDTYQQMAAAALEEIRSGDPSKQHPATLQYQQTHNLNSGLNSLFASHVLGQVQFQPQQSPLQVVQQGHCQNTGDSGFLQGQLPRLQLHNTQQLLKEQELQQQQRQHVLQEQSNQEMQQQLPSSDHRVADVASESGSAPQAQSSLLSGSSFYNQNLLEGNSYPPLHLHNNFHNFSNQEASNLLSLPRSSQLMASDGWPSKRLALESAVHPEAPSMHPKIEKVNHQGISHFPGAFPPQSARGCSIVQDCRADAENRLLSSSFELQDGMTSIITDANRETDTMAIPLLRYSGADLTTENTLATSNCLGESGTFNPLNNISVNPSQGATFVKVYKSGSLGRSLDISRFSSYCELRSELERLFGLEGQLEDPVRSGWQLVFVDRENDILLVGDDPWQEFANSVWCIKILSPQEVQQLVRGGDGLLSSPGARMQQSNACDDYSASHNMQNIAGNIASVAPLDY, from the exons ATGCATGCGCTGGGCCCCTTGTGTCTTTGCCAGTGGTCAGGAGCAGGGTCGTCTACTTTCCACAGGGCCATAGCGAGCAG TTCTGTGCAGGTTGCGGCATCAACTAATAAGGAAGTTGATGCTCAAATCCCAAATTATCCAAACTTACCTCCTCAGTTAATCTGCCAGCTTCATAATGTCACCATGCAT GCTGATGCAGAGACAGATGAAGTTTATGCTCAGATGACATTGCAACCATTGAGCCCG GAAGAGCAAAAGGAGCCTTTCCTTCCAATGGAGCTGGGTGCTGCTAGCAAGCAACCCACTAATTACTTCTGCAAGACATTGACTGCAAGTGACACGAGCACTCATGGTGGTTTCTCTGTTCCCCGCCGGGCAGCTGAGAAAGTCTTCCCTCCACTA GATTTTTCACAGCAGCCTCCGGCACAGGAGCTGATTGCAAGAGATTTGCATGATAATGAATGGAAATTTCGCCATATATTTCGTG GTCAGCCTAAAAGGCATCTCCTGACAACAGGCTGGAGTGTGTTTGTGAGTGCGAAAAGACTAGTAGCAGGAGACTCTGTTATATTTATCTG GAATGATAACAATCAACTTCTTTTGGGAATACGTCGTGCAAATCGCCAACAGACTGTTATGCCCTCTTCCGTGCTGTCAAGCGATAGCATGCATATAGGTCTtcttgcagcagcagctcaTGCCGCAGCCACAAATAGTCGCTTCACTATTTTCTATAACCCCAG GGCTAGCCCTTCTGAATTTGTGATTCCATTGGCCAAGTATGTGAAAGCTGTTTACCACACACGTGTATCTGTTGGAATGCGTTTTAGAATGCTTTTCGAGACAGAGGAGTCAAGCGTCAGGCG ATACATGGGTACAATCACCAGCATAAGTGATCTAGATTCAGTGCGCTGGCCAAACTCACACTGGCGTTCTGTTAAG GTTGGTTGGGATGAGTCCACCACTGGTGATAAACAGCCAAGGGTTTCTCTTTGGGAGATTGAGCCTTTGACAACCTTTCCGATGTACCCCAGTGCTTTTCCTTTAAGACTTAAGCGTCCGTGGGCTTCAGGATTGCCTATGCATGGCATGTTCAATG GTGGGGGAAATGACGATTTTGCACGCTATTCTTCTCTCATGTGGCTTCGAGACGGAAATAGAGGAACCCAGTCCCTGAATTTTCAAGGACATGGAGTCTCACCATGGCTTCAGCCAAGAATAGATTCTCCATTGCTGGGCCTTAAGCCAGACACGTACCAGCAAATGGCTGCAGCAGCACTGGAAGAAATTCGATCTGGGGACCCTTCAAAGCAGCATCCAGCTACTCTGCAATACCAACAGACTCATAATCTGAACAGTGGATTAAATTCTCTGTTTGCAAGCCATGTTCTAGGGCAGGTGCAGTTTCAACCTCAGCAGTCACCCCTGCAAGTTGTTCAGCAAGGCCATTGTCAGAACACTGGTGACTCTGGGTTCCTTCAAGGTCAGCTTCCACGGCTGCAGTTGCATAACACTCAGCAGCTGCTAAAGGAGCAAgagttgcagcagcagcaaagacAGCATGTTTTACAAGAGCAATCTAATCAAGAGATGCAACAGCAGCTCCCATCTAGTGATCATCGTGTTGCTGATGTAGCTTCTGAGTCTGGATCTGCTCCTCAGGCACAATCATCATTGCTTAGTGGATCATCATTCTACAATCAGAACCTCTTAGAAGGAAATAGTTATCCCCCTTTACATCTACACAACAATTTCCACAACTTCTCTAACCAGGAAGCCTCAAACCTTCTTAGTTTGCCTCGAAGTAGCCAATTAATGGCATCAGATGGGTGGCCTTCAAAGCGATTAGCTTTAGAATCTGCTGTTCATCCTGAAGCTCCGTCCATGCACCCCAAGATTGAGAAAGTAAATCACCAGGGTATATCTCATTTTCCTGGCGCCTTTCCACCACAATCAGCAAGAGGCTGTTCCATCGTCCAGGATTGCAGGGCAGATGCTGAGAACCGCCTACTTTCATCATCATTTGAACTCCAGGATGGCATGACAAGCATCATAACTGATGCTAACAGAGAAACTGATACTATGGCCATACCTTTGTTGAGATATAGTGGTGCAGATTTGACAACTGAAAACACCTTAGCAACCTCCAATTGTTTAGGTGAATCTGGAACGTTCAATCCTCTTAATAACATATCTGTAAATCCATCACAAGGAGCAACCTTTGTGAAG GTTTACAAATCAGGGTCCCTTGGGAGATCACTTGACATCTCCAGATTCAGCAGCTACTGCGAGTTACGTAGTGAGCTTGAGCGTCTCTTTGGTCTTGAAGGCCAACTGGAGGACCCTGTAAGATCAGGCTGGCAGCTTGTATTTGTCGACCGGGAAAATGACATTCTTCTCGTCGGCGACGATCCATGGCA ggagtTTGCAAATAGCGTATGGTGCATCAAAATACTCTCGCCACAGGAGGTGCAGCAGTTGGTTCGTGGTGGAGACGGCCTTCTGTCCTCACCTGGAGCAAGGATGCAGCAGAGCAATGCCTGCGACGACTATTCTGCAAGCCACAACATGCAGAATATCGCCGGAAACATTGCATCTGTAGCGCCTCTGGACTACTGA
- the LOC127756837 gene encoding remorin 4.1-like isoform X1 yields the protein MEYERIHKVQMGVMSPTKLRMKLLGSHGGSIGRVDEAKKSPRASPARLDADEDDDDHPKNSLLPQELDEDYPKDQSDSSRSRSDASHGRAGNGYDSGGFEFYREERPPPPPAVAVVGGTFFRQVPSKWNDAEKWLAGRHVVHSNPIFSKKAAAAAAAVSGRVAPEASASSSPPSVASRQRQQKRLRVSSEAAAVSMRDVGTEMTPMASKEQSRSGTPAGAATPSLSPLCSVPTSPRGAASASSASSERELQIRTRREIAALGLQLGKMNIASWASKDDDDLLPHASPEKRPRPRPRPHSGDGGGEAKKREFEARAMAWQETHKCKLALRFQRKEVKIQEWESCQKAKFEAKMRHAEVQAEQMKARAKQKLSRRLSALSHKAEGKQARVEARRSRQAARLARQVHRIRETGAAPSRLRRCCSWLFL from the exons ATGGAGTACGAGAGGATACACAAAGTTCAG ATGGGAGTGATGTCTCCAACCAAGCTGAGGATGAAGCTGCTGGGATCCCATGGCGGCAGCATCGGCAGGGTTGACGAGGCAAAGAAGTCGCCGCgagcgtcgccggcgaggctcgacgccgacgaggacgacgacgaccaccccAAGAACAGCCTCCTGCCCCAAGAACTCGACGAAG ATTATCCCAAGGACCAGTCGGATTCTTCTCGCTCGCGCTCCGACGCGAGCCATGGGAGAGCTGGCAATGGCTACGACAGCGGCGGCTTCGAGTTCTACAGGGAGGagaggccaccgccgccgccggcggtggcggtggtcggCGGGACGTTCTTCAGGCAGGTGCCGTCAAAGTGGAACGACGCCGAGAAGTGGCTCGCCGGGAGACACGTCGTGCACTCCAACCCAATCTTCTCCaagaaggccgccgccgcagcagcggcCGTGTCCGGCCGCGTTGCGCCGGAggcctcggcgtcgtcgtcgccgccgtcggtggcgaGCAGGCAGCGCCAGCAAAAGAGGCTCCGCGtgtcgtcggaggcggcggcggtgtcgatgCGGGACGTGGGGACGGAGATGACGCCGATGGCGAGCAAGGAGCAGTCGCGGAGCGGcacgcccgccggcgccgccacgccgtcgctgAGCCCGCTCTGCTCGGTGCCGACGAGCCCGAGGGGCGCCgcgtccgcgtcgtcggcgtcgtcggagcGGGAGCTCCAGATCAGGACGCGCCGCGAGATCGCCGCGCTCGGGCTGCAGCTGGGCAAGATGAACATCGCGTCGTGGGCCagcaaggacgacgacgacttgcTCCCCCAcgcctcgccggagaagagaccgagaccgagaccgagacctcactccggcgacggcggcggcgaggccaagAAGAGGGAGTTCGAGGCGCGCGCCATGGCGTGGCAGGAGACGCACAAGTGCAAGCTCGCGTTGAG GTTTCAGAGGAAGGAGGTGAAGATTCAGGAATGGGAGAGCTGCCAGAAGGCCAAATTCGAAGCCAAGATGAGGCACGCAGAG GTGCAGGCAGAGCAGATGAAGGCGAGGGCGAAGCAGAAGCTGAGCAGGAGGCTGTCGGCGTTGAGCCACAAGGCGGAGGGGAAGCAGGCGAGGGTGGAGGCTCGCCGGAGCCGGCAGGCGGCGCGGCTGGCCCGCCAGGTGCACCGCATCCGGGAGaccggcgccgcgccgtcgcgcctccgccgctgctgcagctggctgTTCCTCTGA
- the LOC127756837 gene encoding remorin 4.1-like isoform X2, with product MGVMSPTKLRMKLLGSHGGSIGRVDEAKKSPRASPARLDADEDDDDHPKNSLLPQELDEDYPKDQSDSSRSRSDASHGRAGNGYDSGGFEFYREERPPPPPAVAVVGGTFFRQVPSKWNDAEKWLAGRHVVHSNPIFSKKAAAAAAAVSGRVAPEASASSSPPSVASRQRQQKRLRVSSEAAAVSMRDVGTEMTPMASKEQSRSGTPAGAATPSLSPLCSVPTSPRGAASASSASSERELQIRTRREIAALGLQLGKMNIASWASKDDDDLLPHASPEKRPRPRPRPHSGDGGGEAKKREFEARAMAWQETHKCKLALRFQRKEVKIQEWESCQKAKFEAKMRHAEVQAEQMKARAKQKLSRRLSALSHKAEGKQARVEARRSRQAARLARQVHRIRETGAAPSRLRRCCSWLFL from the exons ATGGGAGTGATGTCTCCAACCAAGCTGAGGATGAAGCTGCTGGGATCCCATGGCGGCAGCATCGGCAGGGTTGACGAGGCAAAGAAGTCGCCGCgagcgtcgccggcgaggctcgacgccgacgaggacgacgacgaccaccccAAGAACAGCCTCCTGCCCCAAGAACTCGACGAAG ATTATCCCAAGGACCAGTCGGATTCTTCTCGCTCGCGCTCCGACGCGAGCCATGGGAGAGCTGGCAATGGCTACGACAGCGGCGGCTTCGAGTTCTACAGGGAGGagaggccaccgccgccgccggcggtggcggtggtcggCGGGACGTTCTTCAGGCAGGTGCCGTCAAAGTGGAACGACGCCGAGAAGTGGCTCGCCGGGAGACACGTCGTGCACTCCAACCCAATCTTCTCCaagaaggccgccgccgcagcagcggcCGTGTCCGGCCGCGTTGCGCCGGAggcctcggcgtcgtcgtcgccgccgtcggtggcgaGCAGGCAGCGCCAGCAAAAGAGGCTCCGCGtgtcgtcggaggcggcggcggtgtcgatgCGGGACGTGGGGACGGAGATGACGCCGATGGCGAGCAAGGAGCAGTCGCGGAGCGGcacgcccgccggcgccgccacgccgtcgctgAGCCCGCTCTGCTCGGTGCCGACGAGCCCGAGGGGCGCCgcgtccgcgtcgtcggcgtcgtcggagcGGGAGCTCCAGATCAGGACGCGCCGCGAGATCGCCGCGCTCGGGCTGCAGCTGGGCAAGATGAACATCGCGTCGTGGGCCagcaaggacgacgacgacttgcTCCCCCAcgcctcgccggagaagagaccgagaccgagaccgagacctcactccggcgacggcggcggcgaggccaagAAGAGGGAGTTCGAGGCGCGCGCCATGGCGTGGCAGGAGACGCACAAGTGCAAGCTCGCGTTGAG GTTTCAGAGGAAGGAGGTGAAGATTCAGGAATGGGAGAGCTGCCAGAAGGCCAAATTCGAAGCCAAGATGAGGCACGCAGAG GTGCAGGCAGAGCAGATGAAGGCGAGGGCGAAGCAGAAGCTGAGCAGGAGGCTGTCGGCGTTGAGCCACAAGGCGGAGGGGAAGCAGGCGAGGGTGGAGGCTCGCCGGAGCCGGCAGGCGGCGCGGCTGGCCCGCCAGGTGCACCGCATCCGGGAGaccggcgccgcgccgtcgcgcctccgccgctgctgcagctggctgTTCCTCTGA